The DNA window CATTTCATCAATGGAGGAATACCCTTTTTCACTCATGAATTTTTCCAGTCCTTCATTTATTTTGCCAAATACTTCCACACCTTCATCCATAATGGCAGTTCCTATCTGGACAGCTCTTGCACCGGCAAAAATAAATTCCACAACATCTTCAAATGTATATATCCCGCCAACACCAATCAACGGAATATCAACCGCTTCATAAACAGAATAAACATTGCTGATTGCAATCGGTTTTATTGCGCGGCCACTCATTCCTCCGGACTTGTGGAATAAGACAGGTCTTGCAGCGTCAATGTTAATTTTCATTCCAGGACCTAATGTGTTAATGAGAGATATTACATCAGCACCAGCATCCTCACAGGTTTTGGCAATTTCAGTAATGTCTGTAACATTAGGAGTTAATTTGGCAATGATTGGAACATCTGCAGCATCTTTTGCCGCTGAAACAATTGTGTGACTTAAATTACAGTCCTGACCAATAGAGGCTCCAAAACCTTCCATTGCATGAGGACAGGATATATTCAGTTCAATCATGTCAACATACTCCTGAACATCACCAACCAATTTTGAAAATTCATCAGGTGTAGCTCCATAAATAGAAGCAATAACAACATTGTTTTGCCTTTCAATTCTTTTTAATTCTTCTTTAAAATTATCTACACCCGGATTTGAAAGTCCGATTGCATTTAAAATACCTCCTTCAACTGCAACAGTTGTTGGATTTGGATAACCCGGATGAGGATTTAGGGAAAAAGATTTGGTTACTACCCCTCCTGCACCTGACTTTAAAATCCAATTCATGGATGAAGCATTACTTCCCATAATACCTGCAGCCAACATTAAAGGATTTCTAAATTCTACCCCGCAAATATTTGTGTTTAACATAATATCAACTTTGTAATTAATTATTTAATTAGTTTTTGTTAATTTATCAATGATTTCTTGATATTTTTCATTTTGCAATTTTAAACTGATAACATTTGTTTTATTTGATTTGATGATTTCTTCTTTGGATTTGATTAGATTGGAAATTTCTTCATCCTGTTTTTGAATAATAGCATCCTTTTGCTCAAGTAAACTTTCATATGTTTTAGTGATTTTTCTAAGTTGAACTTCCAAGTTTTCAGTGTTTGCATTCAGCTGCTGCTTATAATCATCAATTAATGACCTCAAATATCTTACCTGATCCTGTTTATCTTCAATAATTGAATCCTTTTCCTTCAGTTTATCTACCAAATCATCCAATTCTTTCATTGTGGCCTTGTCATAATCGATTTTAGTGTCAAGTTTATCTTCTAAATTTTTCTTTTCATATTTAAGCTTTGTAGAATATAACTTTAACTTGTTAATTTCTTCAGTCTTATCCTGAAGTTCCATTGTAAGTTCATCAATTTCTGCATTTTTAAGTTCAATTTCATTTTTTAAATCTCTAAAACTTTGTTTTGACATAATAACAATTCCAAAAAAATAGAAAAATCTATAAATTTAATTTAAATTTTGAATAAATTAAATCTTTTCATAATATTTATTAAAAATAAAAAAAATATTTAATTTCATGCGATGCTATATAACTTACTCTATTAAGGGATTTTTAGCTTTTAATAGTGAAAATGAACTAATTTGTGAAAAGTTATTTCCGGAAGATGAAATAATTGACAGATTAGGTCAGATTGCAGAAAAACAAGTGGTAGCTGAAGAACTTGAAATAATTGAAGAAGTTTCAAAAAAATATGATGAAGTAATAATTGAGTCAAATAAAAGATTATCCGATTATTCAAACGATAAAATTACCATTCAAAACCCGAATCAGGGCGGAGAATATTTAAGAAATAATTATGATAAATTTGATTTAAGCAATGAAGAGATTACCGATATTTACCAGAGATTAGCTATTTATAAGATTAAAAAAGAATCTGCAAGTGAAGACAAACATTTAATTCAAGCTATAAATTCCATTGATGAAATTGATGAAAGCATATCCAAACTGATTGAACGTGTTAGAGAATGGTATGCTCTGTACTTCCCCGAAATGGACGTGATTAGAAATAATGAGACATATATAAAATTAATTTCCCAAAATAAAACTAAAGAAAAGATTATGGAAGCTAAACCTGATGCATTCCCAGACAATGTCTTGGATTTGGAAGATGATATCAACCCGTTAGATTTGGAAATAATGAATAAATATGCAAATTCCATTTTTGAGCTTCAAAAAACAAGAAAGGAAATAGAAGAATACATAGATAATAAAATGGAATCCATAGCTCCGAATTTAAGACTGCTTGTAGGATCATCACTTGGAGCCAAGTTAATTTCACATGCAGGCGGCCTGAAACGACTTGCAACTTACCCTTCAAGTACCGTTCAGATAATGGGTGCGGAAAAGGCATTATTCAGACATCTAAAAACTGGAGAAAGACCTCCAAAATACGGTTTGATATATCAGCACCCCCAAGTAAGAGGTGCAAAATGGTGGAATAGAGGTAAAATTGCCAGAATGCTAGCAAGCAAAATTTCACTAGCTGTGCGCAGAGACGTTTTTACAAAATCATTTGATGAAAATGCATTTAATGAATTTATCGAAAAAGTAGAAGAAATTGAAAAAAATAATCCTTTTCCAACTAAAACAACTAAAAAAAGAAAAGAAGAAAAAGGCAAAGTAAAAAATAAGAAAAGAAAAGGTAAAAAAAGAAAGAAAAGGAGATGAAACATGAATGTTTATTTTAAAGATGGTAATGTAGCTACCAAAAATTTAACTCCGGGCATCTCAGTTTATGGTGAAGAATTAATAAAAGAAGATGAGGAATACCGGATATGGAATCCTAAACGTTCCAAATTAGCAGCCGCCCTTTTAAATGGGCTGGAAAATTTGGAGATTTTAGACACTTCAAAAGTGCTATACTTAGGCGCATCAACCGGAACAACAGTTTCACATATTTCTGACATCACAATCAACGGAAGAATATACGCAGTTGAATTTTCACCAACAACAGCAAAAAAATTAGTCCGGCTTTCACGTCAAAGGCCCAATATTGCTCCAATTTTAGGAGATGCAACCAAACCCAAAGGATATTTAAATCTGGTTGAAAAAGCAGACCTAGTTTACTGTGATGTTGCTCAACCAACACAAAGTGAACTTTTCATGAAAAATATGAATTTATTTGCAAAGGATAAAGGTGTTGGCTTATTAATGATAAAAGCTAGAAGTATTGACGTGGTTCAAAAACCAAAAAAGATATTCAAAGAACAAGAGAAGAAACTGAAAGAAAAAGGTTTTAAGATTATTGAAAAAGTGAAACTAGAACCCTACGAAAAAGACCATATTGCATTGTTAGTAGAAAAAAATTTTTAAATGGATTTATCATCATAATTATTAAGAATAACAAATAAGATTAAGGAGGGATATCATGTTAAAAAATAAATACTTAATTACAATATTTCTAATATTTTTATTGTTTATTATCCCCTCAACAAGCGCAAGCAATAATAATACTGATTTAATTGAAATAGACAACGAAAACACAATTTCTAACAATAATCTTCTAAATGAAAAGATTGACAATGCCGGAGACGTTTTATCTGTTGACACACCACATAAAGAATTGACAGACAATGACCTTATAAATGATTCGAGCATTTACTTGACAAATGGAGAATATGACTATAAGCAGAAATACGAACACAGAAACATTACATTTATCGGCGAAGACACATCAAAAACCATTATCAATGGTAACGGAAGCACAATCCACATAACTGAATTTTTATCATTTAGCAACCTGACCTTGAAAAACATCAAAATCCAAGCTCCCGAAAACCTGACCGCAACAAATGTCATTTTCAGAGATTTCAAATACAAATATTCTGAAGACTTCCCAACAGGAATGATTTACAACGACTACTATGACAGCAGCAATATCAATCTGAGGAATTGTACATTTTACAATAACACCAATTTAGATGCAGGCATCTTAGAAGCATATTACAGCACAGTGAATATTAAAGACTCAAAAATCATTGACAACGAAAACGTCATGTCAGATGAGTATATAACTTATGGAATAATTTATGCCGAAAATTCAATCATCAACATTTCCAACTGTGAATTTATCAACAACAAAGTAGGATCTGTTTCAGGAGCAGTGATATGCGAAAAATCGCCAATCAATATAAAAGATTCCAAATTCGTGAACAATACCGCAAAAAGCACCCCATGTATTCGTTCAAATAAGGGTGACGTTTCAATTGAGGGTTGTGAATTCATTAACAATACAGGCACATCCTCATATGGGTCCGTCTATACACGGGGAGGGAATCTTTACATCTCCAATTGTGAATTTATAAACAATTCTGCCGGAAAAAGGGGAGGATCAATATATTCCGACCTTTCAAATTTCAATGTTGACAATTGTACATTTTATGATTCAAAAGCAAAGCAAACCGGAGGGTCCATTTATATCTCTAGTGGAAACAACAATATCAACGATTGTAAGTTTTATAATTCTCAATCCGATAGAGGAGGTGCAATATTTTTTGAAAATTTATTCAAGGATCCGTCTCAAATAAACATCACCTCAACTGAGTTTATCAATTGCTCTTCAACATCAAAAGGCGGAGCAATATACTGTAGTAATCTGACTATAACAAATTCATCAAGCCTAATTGGATCTTATTTCCACCAGGAAGGTAACTT is part of the uncultured Methanobrevibacter sp. genome and encodes:
- a CDS encoding fibrillarin-like rRNA/tRNA 2'-O-methyltransferase — protein: MNVYFKDGNVATKNLTPGISVYGEELIKEDEEYRIWNPKRSKLAAALLNGLENLEILDTSKVLYLGASTGTTVSHISDITINGRIYAVEFSPTTAKKLVRLSRQRPNIAPILGDATKPKGYLNLVEKADLVYCDVAQPTQSELFMKNMNLFAKDKGVGLLMIKARSIDVVQKPKKIFKEQEKKLKEKGFKIIEKVKLEPYEKDHIALLVEKNF
- a CDS encoding right-handed parallel beta-helix repeat-containing protein, with the translated sequence MLKNKYLITIFLIFLLFIIPSTSASNNNTDLIEIDNENTISNNNLLNEKIDNAGDVLSVDTPHKELTDNDLINDSSIYLTNGEYDYKQKYEHRNITFIGEDTSKTIINGNGSTIHITEFLSFSNLTLKNIKIQAPENLTATNVIFRDFKYKYSEDFPTGMIYNDYYDSSNINLRNCTFYNNTNLDAGILEAYYSTVNIKDSKIIDNENVMSDEYITYGIIYAENSIINISNCEFINNKVGSVSGAVICEKSPINIKDSKFVNNTAKSTPCIRSNKGDVSIEGCEFINNTGTSSYGSVYTRGGNLYISNCEFINNSAGKRGGSIYSDLSNFNVDNCTFYDSKAKQTGGSIYISSGNNNINDCKFYNSQSDRGGAIFFENLFKDPSQINITSTEFINCSSTSKGGAIYCSNLTITNSSSLIGSYFHQEGNLKLINSLLSLNTGNFGSATYLSNIENVVIENNTFKNNNASGYGSAIYIISKSTQDFSKNDYENNSAKDNETIYVNYISYNQDNLIIISRNYTFFIGNYTDTDYIPHYYNLVDLNQTTSVKDQMDEGNCWAFAAIGGLESNVLKA
- a CDS encoding NOP5/NOP56 family protein, producing the protein MRCYITYSIKGFLAFNSENELICEKLFPEDEIIDRLGQIAEKQVVAEELEIIEEVSKKYDEVIIESNKRLSDYSNDKITIQNPNQGGEYLRNNYDKFDLSNEEITDIYQRLAIYKIKKESASEDKHLIQAINSIDEIDESISKLIERVREWYALYFPEMDVIRNNETYIKLISQNKTKEKIMEAKPDAFPDNVLDLEDDINPLDLEIMNKYANSIFELQKTRKEIEEYIDNKMESIAPNLRLLVGSSLGAKLISHAGGLKRLATYPSSTVQIMGAEKALFRHLKTGERPPKYGLIYQHPQVRGAKWWNRGKIARMLASKISLAVRRDVFTKSFDENAFNEFIEKVEEIEKNNPFPTKTTKKRKEEKGKVKNKKRKGKKRKKRR
- a CDS encoding glycosyl transferase produces the protein MSKQSFRDLKNEIELKNAEIDELTMELQDKTEEINKLKLYSTKLKYEKKNLEDKLDTKIDYDKATMKELDDLVDKLKEKDSIIEDKQDQVRYLRSLIDDYKQQLNANTENLEVQLRKITKTYESLLEQKDAIIQKQDEEISNLIKSKEEIIKSNKTNVISLKLQNEKYQEIIDKLTKTN
- a CDS encoding dihydroorotate dehydrogenase; protein product: MLNTNICGVEFRNPLMLAAGIMGSNASSMNWILKSGAGGVVTKSFSLNPHPGYPNPTTVAVEGGILNAIGLSNPGVDNFKEELKRIERQNNVVIASIYGATPDEFSKLVGDVQEYVDMIELNISCPHAMEGFGASIGQDCNLSHTIVSAAKDAADVPIIAKLTPNVTDITEIAKTCEDAGADVISLINTLGPGMKINIDAARPVLFHKSGGMSGRAIKPIAISNVYSVYEAVDIPLIGVGGIYTFEDVVEFIFAGARAVQIGTAIMDEGVEVFGKINEGLEKFMSEKGYSSIDEMVGLAHREL